Proteins encoded together in one Orrella marina window:
- a CDS encoding TatD family hydrolase gives MEREYEAHLYDTHCHLDASEFDLDRDRVIERARHAGVRAILIPAVEVDNFERVRDLAHGLPEGFYAIGIHPMYVDRARDDDLERVRAFVADHLDDPKLVAIGEIGLDFFVQAIASGAARNRQIFFYRQQLEFARQVSLPVLLHVRKSQDELLKWLRREGSPGGIAHAFNGSHQQAQQFIEQGFALGIGGAMTFTRALQIRRLAREFDLSHLVLETDAPDMSPAWLARSQRNEPAEVAEIARALAALRDCDVETVLEKTSATARRVVRRLSLMGSAL, from the coding sequence ATGGAAAGGGAGTACGAGGCTCATCTATACGACACGCACTGTCATCTGGACGCGAGTGAGTTTGATCTCGACCGCGATCGCGTGATTGAACGGGCACGACACGCCGGGGTGCGCGCCATCTTGATTCCCGCCGTTGAAGTTGACAATTTTGAGCGGGTTCGCGATCTGGCACATGGCTTGCCTGAAGGTTTCTACGCAATTGGCATTCATCCAATGTATGTAGACCGGGCGCGAGACGACGATCTCGAGCGGGTGCGTGCATTTGTTGCTGATCACCTCGATGATCCGAAGCTGGTGGCGATCGGAGAAATCGGGCTGGATTTTTTTGTTCAGGCAATCGCAAGCGGTGCTGCCCGGAATCGGCAGATTTTCTTTTATCGTCAACAACTCGAGTTCGCCAGGCAGGTGTCGCTTCCTGTCTTGTTACATGTTCGAAAGTCGCAGGACGAGTTGCTCAAGTGGTTGCGTCGTGAAGGGTCGCCAGGTGGCATTGCCCATGCGTTTAACGGCAGTCATCAGCAGGCACAGCAGTTTATTGAACAGGGGTTTGCGCTGGGCATCGGTGGAGCGATGACGTTTACGCGTGCTCTCCAGATCCGTCGACTGGCCCGTGAATTCGATCTCTCGCATCTGGTGCTTGAAACCGACGCGCCCGATATGTCTCCAGCATGGCTCGCGCGGAGCCAGAGAAATGAACCTGCCGAAGTCGCTGAGATCGCCAGGGCGCTCGCTGCGCTCAGAGATTGCGATGTCGAGACGGTACTCGAAAAAACATCCGCTACTGCCAGACGGGTTGTGAGGCGGCTGTCCTTGATGGGCTCGGCCCTCTGA
- a CDS encoding ABC transporter ATP-binding protein, with amino-acid sequence MHQTSTPSNDGRIVLEARDLGRHYDDGEQRIDVLRHVSLSVHAGQLVAIVGASGSGKSTLLHCLGLLDRPDSGEVLVCGQSTRSMTESDRSRLRNERLGFVYQFHHLLREFSALDNIAMPLVVRGTSLRQARECAGPLLERMGLAARAGHFPGQLSGGERQRVALARALVASPDCVLADEPTGNLDRRTAFQMFDLIESVKRDQSVAVVVVTHDLELAARADRVLNMGDGVLKELDTASVVTRTAEIQSKMPTGGSN; translated from the coding sequence ATGCATCAAACTTCAACACCCTCAAACGACGGTCGGATTGTTCTCGAAGCGCGTGACCTGGGCCGGCACTATGACGATGGTGAACAGCGCATAGACGTGCTCAGACATGTCAGCCTGAGTGTTCATGCAGGGCAGCTGGTGGCTATTGTCGGTGCATCCGGTTCTGGCAAAAGCACGTTGCTTCACTGTCTGGGTTTGCTTGACAGGCCTGACTCGGGGGAGGTGCTCGTGTGCGGGCAGTCAACCAGGTCGATGACTGAGTCGGACCGCAGTCGTCTGCGCAATGAGCGCCTGGGCTTTGTATACCAGTTTCACCATCTGCTACGTGAGTTCAGCGCTCTCGACAACATCGCCATGCCACTGGTTGTGCGAGGAACTTCCCTGCGCCAGGCCAGAGAATGTGCCGGGCCGCTATTGGAACGGATGGGTCTGGCTGCGCGTGCAGGGCATTTTCCGGGGCAGCTCTCCGGTGGTGAAAGACAGCGAGTGGCGCTGGCCCGGGCACTGGTTGCCTCGCCAGACTGTGTCCTGGCTGATGAGCCAACGGGTAATCTGGATCGACGCACGGCCTTTCAGATGTTTGATCTGATCGAGTCGGTCAAGCGGGATCAGTCAGTGGCTGTTGTCGTGGTGACCCACGACCTGGAACTTGCCGCCAGAGCTGACCGGGTGCTGAACATGGGTGATGGTGTGCTCAAAGAACTCGATACCGCATCAGTCGTGACCCGCACAGCAGAGATCCAGTCCAAAATGCCAACCGGTGGAAGCAATTGA
- a CDS encoding lipoprotein-releasing ABC transporter permease subunit, translating into MKFGFELWVGARYAGLARLASRRSGKRAGPSGGSAGGSGKDRFVSFVAMMSMAGIALGVAALIIVLSVMNGFQKDVRDRMLSVLPHIELFVPGQMPEAVLGRFEELAERAGDHPEVVAGAPFVAAPAIVMRGQVLRGVQVRGIDAQTEKSVSELDSQMVSGSLEGLVPGEFGLILGQTLAQILGVGVGDTIMVLAPQGSVSPAGFSPRMRQFTVAGLYRSGHYEYDSSLVFAQAQDAARLFRDTGSAGVRLKVQNMYEAMRVASELQQMMPSDVFVADWSRNNRTWFAAVQTEKRMMFIILALIVAVAAFNLLSSQVMAVKDKQADIAILRSFGATPGKIARIFLIQGALVGAIGTLLGVGAGCLIAYNVDVIVPALEQFFGVQFLPQEIYFISSLPSDPRLDDIVTIGITSLVLSLLATLYPSWRASRVEPAQVLRHD; encoded by the coding sequence ATGAAATTTGGATTTGAACTCTGGGTTGGAGCCCGGTATGCAGGGCTTGCGAGGCTTGCATCAAGACGGTCCGGCAAACGTGCTGGTCCTTCGGGAGGCTCTGCGGGCGGCTCAGGCAAGGACCGGTTTGTGTCGTTTGTCGCGATGATGTCGATGGCCGGTATTGCACTTGGGGTCGCTGCGCTCATCATTGTGCTGTCGGTCATGAACGGTTTTCAGAAGGACGTTCGCGATCGCATGCTGTCTGTCCTGCCGCACATCGAATTGTTCGTTCCTGGTCAGATGCCTGAAGCGGTACTCGGTCGGTTTGAGGAGCTTGCTGAGCGGGCAGGCGATCATCCGGAAGTGGTGGCGGGTGCGCCATTCGTGGCAGCGCCGGCGATTGTGATGCGTGGACAGGTGCTAAGAGGGGTCCAGGTACGGGGTATTGATGCCCAGACAGAGAAGTCAGTGTCTGAACTGGACTCCCAGATGGTGTCCGGTTCACTTGAAGGTCTGGTGCCAGGCGAGTTCGGTCTGATTCTTGGGCAGACGCTGGCACAGATTCTGGGCGTTGGGGTGGGTGACACGATCATGGTGCTGGCCCCTCAAGGAAGCGTCAGTCCGGCCGGGTTCTCCCCCAGGATGCGCCAGTTTACAGTGGCGGGTCTGTACCGGTCAGGTCACTATGAGTATGACAGCTCACTGGTGTTCGCACAGGCTCAGGATGCTGCCCGTCTGTTTCGCGACACGGGTTCTGCCGGGGTGCGTCTGAAAGTCCAGAATATGTACGAGGCGATGAGAGTTGCCAGCGAGTTGCAGCAGATGATGCCGTCTGATGTATTCGTAGCGGACTGGTCACGAAACAATCGCACCTGGTTTGCCGCAGTCCAGACAGAAAAGCGCATGATGTTCATTATTCTGGCTCTCATTGTCGCCGTCGCCGCCTTTAACCTGCTGTCATCACAGGTCATGGCGGTCAAGGATAAACAGGCTGACATCGCGATTTTGAGGAGTTTCGGGGCAACACCAGGCAAGATTGCAAGAATTTTCCTGATTCAGGGGGCGTTGGTCGGTGCGATCGGAACCCTGCTTGGAGTGGGTGCGGGTTGCCTGATCGCCTACAACGTGGATGTCATCGTGCCAGCCCTGGAGCAGTTTTTTGGTGTTCAGTTCCTGCCACAAGAGATCTACTTCATTTCGTCCCTGCCGTCTGATCCCAGGCTCGATGACATTGTGACTATCGGGATCACCTCGCTCGTGCTTTCTTTGCTGGCGACACTCTATCCGAGCTGGCGCGCATCCCGGGTCGAACCCGCACAGGTGCTCCGACATGACTGA
- the recJ gene encoding single-stranded-DNA-specific exonuclease RecJ has translation MVEQRLTKARPVPQDIARRLASQGVHPLLARLLAARGVRDCAEMGTEWRQLIEPARLTQVDHAAQVLADAIEAGKHLLIIADYDCDGATACAVAVRGLRALGASVDFLVPNRFETGYGLSPEVVELAVRHAAGKPDILVTVDNGIASVDGVRVAHEHGMQVVVTDHHLPGDELPDALAIVNPNQPNCGFPSKNLAGVGVIFYVLMALRSEMRSRGHFDAQSQPRLDNLVDLVALGTVADVVRLDANNRLLVTRGLARMRNGQLQPGLRALFAVSGRDPAQATTFDLGFTIGPRINAAGRLTDMTVGIECLTTDDPDHALALARQLDEINQQRRQIESVMRDQAMTAVEDVQASAQQAALCVHHPQWHQGVVGLVASRLKEKYYRPVIAFAQGDDGNWRGSGRSIPDVHLRDVLDLVSKRHPGMILKFGGHAMAAGLTLADGHLQTFETALIDAVVELTGQTRFEPVIETDGSLESGWANVQTAQMLEQQVWGAGFAAPLFQDTFQVAGQRLVGGKHLKLSLVRDRQRFDAIWFNQAEPLAESIEAVYRIAPNVWQSRISLQMIIDAAWPAS, from the coding sequence CTGGTGGAACAACGTCTGACTAAAGCCCGTCCCGTCCCGCAGGACATCGCCAGACGACTCGCCAGTCAGGGCGTTCATCCGTTGCTGGCTCGCCTGCTGGCTGCCCGCGGGGTCAGGGATTGCGCCGAAATGGGAACAGAATGGAGGCAGCTCATCGAACCTGCACGGCTCACCCAGGTTGACCATGCAGCACAGGTGCTGGCTGACGCCATTGAGGCCGGCAAGCATCTGCTGATCATTGCTGACTATGACTGTGATGGCGCGACAGCCTGTGCGGTGGCTGTCCGGGGATTGCGTGCGCTTGGAGCCAGTGTGGACTTTCTGGTGCCAAACCGCTTCGAAACTGGCTATGGACTGTCACCCGAGGTGGTCGAGCTGGCCGTACGGCACGCGGCAGGAAAGCCCGACATTCTGGTGACAGTTGACAATGGGATTGCCAGTGTAGACGGCGTGAGGGTCGCGCACGAGCACGGCATGCAGGTAGTGGTGACCGACCACCACCTGCCCGGCGATGAGTTGCCTGATGCACTGGCGATCGTGAATCCGAATCAGCCCAACTGCGGATTTCCGTCCAAGAATCTGGCAGGTGTTGGTGTGATCTTTTATGTGCTGATGGCGCTACGCAGTGAAATGCGCAGCCGCGGACATTTTGATGCGCAAAGCCAGCCGCGCCTGGACAATCTGGTCGACCTGGTGGCGCTCGGTACGGTTGCCGACGTTGTTCGACTCGATGCCAACAACCGCCTCCTGGTGACGCGCGGACTGGCACGCATGCGCAACGGGCAACTGCAACCAGGTTTGCGGGCGCTGTTTGCAGTCAGTGGCCGCGACCCGGCACAGGCAACCACCTTTGATCTGGGATTCACCATCGGCCCACGCATCAATGCCGCAGGCCGCCTGACAGACATGACCGTTGGAATCGAGTGTCTGACCACTGACGATCCGGACCATGCGCTCGCGCTCGCCCGCCAGCTCGACGAGATCAATCAGCAACGACGCCAGATCGAGTCTGTCATGCGGGACCAGGCCATGACCGCAGTCGAGGACGTACAAGCCAGCGCACAGCAGGCTGCACTGTGTGTGCACCATCCGCAATGGCATCAAGGCGTGGTAGGGCTTGTGGCATCGCGCCTGAAAGAAAAGTATTACCGCCCGGTCATTGCGTTTGCACAGGGTGATGACGGGAACTGGCGCGGATCCGGGCGTTCCATTCCGGACGTTCACCTGCGCGATGTGCTTGACCTCGTCTCAAAACGCCATCCCGGCATGATCCTCAAGTTCGGCGGACACGCCATGGCGGCTGGCCTCACGCTGGCAGACGGTCATCTCCAGACATTTGAAACAGCCCTGATTGACGCAGTTGTCGAACTGACCGGACAAACCCGCTTCGAACCAGTGATCGAGACAGATGGTTCGCTGGAATCGGGCTGGGCCAATGTGCAGACAGCACAAATGCTTGAACAGCAGGTCTGGGGCGCCGGATTTGCGGCACCGCTGTTTCAGGATACGTTCCAGGTTGCAGGACAGCGCCTGGTCGGGGGCAAACACCTCAAGCTCTCGCTAGTGCGCGACAGGCAGCGTTTTGATGCCATCTGGTTCAACCAGGCAGAGCCTTTGGCCGAGAGCATCGAAGCGGTGTACCGAATTGCCCCCAACGTCTGGCAATCCCGTATTTCCCTTCAGATGATCATCGATGCAGCATGGCCTGCGTCGTAA
- the prfB gene encoding peptide chain release factor 2 (programmed frameshift) produces MEAERQNALAARLADYLERELSARRYLDYDDKANRLEVINAELEDPEVWNDPERAQSLGREKKSLENVVHTLDSLDRAIRDSLELFELAAADEDDQTLIAIDADADEFQSTLEGLEFRRMFSNPADPLNCFIDIQAGAGGTEAQDWASMLLRQYLRYCERKDFKVEVLEESEGDVAGIKSATIKVEGDYAFGHLRTETGVHRLVRKSPFDSSGGRHTSFASVFVYPQVDESIEIDINPADLRVDTYRASGAGGQHINKTDSAVRITHAPTGIVVQCQNDRSQHRNRAEAMEMLRSKLYEFEMRARMAEQQKMEDAKTDVGWGHQIRSYVLDQSRIKDLRTSVEISNTQKVLDGDLDPFIQASLKQGL; encoded by the exons ATGGAAGCTGAACGTCAAAACGCACTGGCCGCCCGACTCGCAGACTACCTCGAGCGCGAGCTGTCTGCCCGGAGGTATCTT GACTACGATGACAAAGCCAACCGCTTAGAAGTCATCAACGCGGAACTTGAAGACCCTGAGGTCTGGAATGACCCCGAACGGGCTCAATCGCTTGGTCGCGAGAAGAAGAGCCTGGAAAATGTGGTCCACACACTCGACTCGCTTGATCGCGCGATTCGCGACTCGCTGGAACTGTTCGAGCTCGCCGCTGCAGATGAGGATGACCAGACGCTGATCGCGATCGATGCCGACGCAGACGAGTTCCAGAGTACCCTTGAAGGTCTGGAATTCCGCAGGATGTTCTCCAATCCCGCTGATCCACTGAACTGCTTCATCGACATTCAGGCCGGTGCAGGTGGCACCGAGGCCCAGGACTGGGCGTCCATGTTGCTGCGTCAGTACCTTCGATATTGCGAACGTAAGGATTTCAAGGTCGAAGTACTGGAAGAGTCCGAAGGTGATGTAGCTGGCATCAAGTCAGCCACCATCAAGGTCGAAGGCGATTACGCGTTCGGTCACCTGCGCACCGAAACCGGTGTACATCGACTCGTTCGCAAAAGCCCGTTTGACTCCTCCGGGGGCCGTCACACCTCGTTTGCAAGTGTGTTCGTTTACCCGCAGGTTGATGAATCCATCGAGATCGACATCAACCCTGCCGATCTCAGGGTCGACACCTACCGTGCCAGCGGCGCGGGTGGTCAGCACATCAACAAGACCGACTCGGCGGTGCGGATCACGCACGCGCCCACCGGCATTGTGGTGCAGTGCCAGAATGACCGCTCCCAGCACCGCAACCGGGCTGAAGCGATGGAAATGCTGCGATCCAAACTGTACGAATTCGAGATGCGTGCGCGCATGGCTGAACAGCAGAAAATGGAAGACGCCAAGACCGACGTCGGCTGGGGTCATCAAATTCGCTCCTACGTCCTCGATCAGAGCAGAATCAAAGATTTACGCACCTCGGTCGAGATTTCGAACACCCAGAAGGTTCTTGACGGCGATCTTGATCCGTTTATTCAAGCCAGCTTGAAGCAGGGTCTGTAA
- a CDS encoding SDR family NAD(P)-dependent oxidoreductase: protein MTQQKPTTIITGATRGIGRAMAEKMAQSGERVITMGRRSVPELVEIAKAHSTDWNELLVDLSDRNETEQAGQALATLLEGVDQARLVLNAGTVNPILPADRHTDIDAIAQAFDINIVAPIYLTGCFLQATGKATERRIMMISSGAGRNASHSWGIYCATKAAMDRYVEAVKIEGHANLRIASVAPGIVDTPMQETIRGTPDELFPNRQKFEDFHRTGALADPKVTGSNLLSLLALADFGDRAIDDVRQHTF from the coding sequence ATGACTCAGCAAAAACCAACCACGATCATCACTGGTGCGACACGCGGAATTGGTCGCGCCATGGCAGAGAAAATGGCGCAAAGCGGCGAGCGCGTCATCACCATGGGACGTCGTAGCGTTCCTGAACTGGTCGAAATCGCCAAGGCGCACTCGACAGACTGGAACGAGCTGCTGGTCGACCTGTCCGATCGAAACGAAACAGAACAGGCCGGACAGGCACTGGCGACCCTTCTCGAAGGCGTCGACCAGGCACGTCTGGTCCTGAACGCAGGCACCGTCAATCCGATCCTGCCAGCAGACCGACACACCGACATCGATGCAATTGCCCAGGCGTTTGACATCAACATCGTAGCCCCCATCTACCTGACAGGCTGCTTCCTTCAGGCCACCGGCAAGGCAACGGAACGCCGCATTATGATGATCTCTTCAGGCGCTGGTCGTAATGCCTCGCACAGCTGGGGCATCTACTGCGCCACCAAGGCCGCCATGGATCGCTATGTTGAAGCGGTCAAGATCGAAGGCCATGCCAACTTGCGCATTGCATCAGTTGCGCCTGGTATCGTCGATACACCCATGCAGGAAACCATTCGTGGTACGCCAGACGAGCTGTTTCCAAACCGCCAGAAGTTTGAAGACTTCCACCGTACCGGCGCACTGGCTGATCCCAAGGTGACCGGGTCCAATCTGCTGAGCCTGCTGGCACTGGCAGATTTTGGGGATCGTGCAATCGATGATGTCCGTCAACATACTTTCTAA
- the lysS gene encoding lysine--tRNA ligase: protein MNQAPSSENHLIAERRQKLAEIRQIGQVFPNDFTPGHRAATLHYLYGEQDKPTLEAAGHEVSVAGRMMLKRVMGKASFATLQDATGRIQIYLDKGSIGEDVYEHFKHWDLGDILGVHGKVFKTNKGELSIHASQIRLLSKSLRPLPDKFHGVTDQELRYRQRYVDLIVTQQTRDTFVMRSKAIAAMRQIMVEHEFLEVETPMLQPIPGGAAAKPFITHHNALDMAMFLRIAPELYLKRLIVGGFERVFEINRNFRNEGVSPRHNPEFTMMEFYAAYTDYRWLMDFTESLIREIAIRATGSATLTYQDRTLDLAKPFKRQTIVEAIKEHAPHYETEQLGTVKFLKEELERLGVNINDPAFTNAGVGAWQLALFEEVAEPNLWDPTYIIDYPVEVSPLARASDSQPGVTERYELFIAGRELANGFSELNDPEDQAARFAAQVAAKDAGDEEAMYYDEDYIRALEYGMPPTGGCGIGVDRLIMLLSDSPSIRDVILFPHMRKQEA from the coding sequence ATGAATCAAGCTCCCTCCTCTGAGAACCATCTGATCGCCGAACGTCGTCAGAAACTCGCCGAAATCCGTCAGATTGGTCAGGTATTTCCGAACGACTTCACTCCCGGCCACCGCGCGGCCACCTTGCACTACCTTTACGGTGAGCAGGATAAACCCACGCTTGAAGCGGCCGGCCATGAGGTGTCAGTTGCCGGGCGCATGATGCTCAAGCGCGTGATGGGCAAAGCAAGTTTTGCGACTTTACAAGACGCCACAGGCCGTATCCAGATCTACCTGGACAAAGGGTCGATTGGCGAAGATGTCTATGAACATTTCAAACACTGGGACCTTGGCGATATCCTCGGTGTCCATGGAAAAGTCTTCAAGACCAACAAAGGTGAACTGTCGATCCATGCCTCGCAGATTCGCCTCCTGAGCAAGTCGCTGCGCCCGCTTCCGGACAAGTTTCACGGTGTCACTGACCAGGAGCTTCGATATCGTCAGCGATACGTTGATCTGATTGTGACCCAGCAAACTCGGGACACCTTCGTCATGCGCAGCAAAGCGATTGCCGCGATGCGACAGATCATGGTCGAACATGAGTTTCTCGAAGTGGAAACCCCCATGCTGCAGCCCATCCCCGGAGGTGCAGCCGCCAAGCCATTCATCACGCATCACAATGCGCTTGATATGGCCATGTTCCTGCGGATTGCCCCTGAGTTGTATCTCAAGCGACTGATTGTGGGTGGATTCGAACGGGTATTCGAGATCAACCGCAATTTTCGCAATGAAGGTGTGAGTCCGCGTCACAATCCTGAATTCACCATGATGGAGTTCTATGCAGCCTACACGGATTACCGATGGCTGATGGATTTCACCGAATCCTTGATCCGGGAAATTGCAATTCGTGCAACCGGTAGCGCCACCCTCACCTATCAGGACCGGACACTTGACCTGGCCAAGCCGTTCAAACGCCAGACAATTGTCGAAGCCATCAAAGAGCATGCACCTCACTACGAGACCGAGCAACTCGGCACCGTCAAATTCCTCAAGGAAGAACTGGAACGGCTCGGAGTGAATATCAATGACCCCGCCTTCACCAATGCAGGCGTCGGGGCATGGCAGCTTGCTCTGTTCGAGGAGGTGGCAGAACCCAATCTCTGGGATCCGACCTACATCATCGACTATCCCGTCGAGGTATCCCCGCTCGCACGTGCATCCGATAGCCAACCGGGTGTCACCGAGCGCTACGAGCTCTTCATTGCTGGGCGCGAACTCGCCAATGGCTTCTCCGAGCTGAATGACCCTGAAGACCAGGCTGCACGATTTGCAGCTCAGGTTGCAGCCAAGGACGCTGGAGACGAAGAGGCAATGTACTACGACGAAGACTACATCCGTGCGCTAGAGTACGGCATGCCACCGACAGGAGGGTGTGGAATCGGTGTGGACCGTCTGATCATGCTGCTCTCGGATAGCCCGAGCATTCGGGATGTGATTCTGTTTCCACACATGCGAAAGCAGGAAGCTTAG
- a CDS encoding hydroxypyruvate isomerase family protein: MSAAPSAPSLRFSANLGFLWRDLPLLERIERAARAGFQGIEMHWPYEEDPDAVATLCQKHGMSVLSINTPQGDVAAGDSGLAAQRGRQEEFRDAFLMTLDWAVRSTASMIHVLPGKRNVEATRISENHFPSADNPVDSGQFDCFVKNLQWASDQARAHGKGLLLEAINGRDKPGYFYHTQEAAHAVLTACNRSNIRLMFDVYHVGVAQGDVLNRLERFIPSIGHVQIAGVPDRNEPDRGEICYRAVFEKLISLGYTGWIGCEYRADAGIESGLSRWTKSCAVTLG, encoded by the coding sequence ATGTCTGCTGCTCCGAGTGCACCGAGTCTGCGATTTTCTGCCAATCTGGGGTTTTTGTGGCGAGATCTGCCTTTGCTTGAACGCATCGAACGGGCGGCCAGGGCCGGATTTCAAGGCATTGAAATGCACTGGCCATATGAGGAAGATCCCGATGCGGTTGCCACGCTCTGTCAAAAGCATGGCATGTCGGTTCTCTCTATCAACACTCCACAAGGTGACGTTGCCGCGGGTGATAGCGGCCTGGCTGCGCAGCGAGGTCGGCAAGAGGAATTCCGTGATGCATTTCTGATGACGCTAGACTGGGCGGTCAGGAGTACGGCGAGCATGATTCATGTTTTGCCTGGCAAACGAAACGTCGAAGCGACTCGAATCAGCGAGAACCATTTTCCCTCTGCGGACAACCCTGTCGATTCCGGGCAGTTCGATTGTTTTGTGAAAAATCTTCAATGGGCAAGTGATCAGGCCAGAGCACACGGTAAGGGACTGTTGCTTGAAGCGATTAATGGCCGGGACAAGCCAGGGTATTTTTATCATACGCAGGAAGCTGCACACGCGGTTTTAACAGCGTGCAATCGATCCAATATTCGATTGATGTTCGACGTCTATCATGTCGGTGTTGCCCAAGGGGATGTGCTGAACCGGCTTGAACGTTTCATCCCATCCATTGGACATGTCCAGATTGCAGGCGTTCCGGATCGAAATGAACCCGATCGGGGTGAAATCTGCTATCGCGCTGTTTTTGAGAAGCTCATCAGTCTCGGTTACACCGGCTGGATTGGTTGCGAGTACCGTGCAGATGCAGGAATTGAGTCGGGACTTTCTCGCTGGACGAAGTCTTGCGCGGTGACGCTGGGTTGA
- a CDS encoding HpcH/HpaI aldolase family protein, which translates to MRPNSIKRALQAGQSIVNGWLAIPSSYSAEVMGHSGCDAVTVDLQHGMIGFDSALGMFQALSSTPAIPLARVPVNDGAQIMRLLDAGAYGIICPMISTPEDAARFVSACRYPPKGDRSFGPSRGMLYGGSDYYPHADDEILTIGMIETQAGLDNLDAILSVEGLDGIYIGPNDLSLALGQAPSSEPTSPVVVQAIAHICERTSAHGKIPGIFCSSGEAARMRVEQGFRMVTPGNEAGLLAAAARAAVSTIKGNGTGFTPSTSSTSGPTGHSGY; encoded by the coding sequence GTGAGACCAAACTCCATCAAGCGCGCGCTGCAGGCAGGCCAGTCCATCGTCAACGGTTGGCTGGCGATTCCTTCGTCATATTCGGCAGAGGTGATGGGACACTCCGGATGTGACGCGGTAACAGTTGATCTGCAACACGGTATGATCGGGTTTGACTCGGCGCTAGGCATGTTCCAGGCGCTTTCATCTACACCAGCCATTCCACTGGCGCGTGTGCCAGTCAACGACGGTGCCCAGATCATGCGACTGCTTGACGCAGGTGCATACGGCATAATCTGTCCCATGATCTCGACGCCTGAGGATGCGGCCCGGTTCGTCTCGGCCTGTCGTTACCCGCCTAAAGGTGACCGCTCATTTGGCCCTTCTCGTGGCATGCTCTACGGTGGTTCTGATTACTACCCGCATGCAGATGACGAGATTCTGACAATTGGCATGATTGAAACCCAGGCTGGACTCGACAACCTTGACGCAATTCTTTCTGTCGAAGGCCTGGATGGTATTTACATTGGTCCTAATGATCTGAGTCTTGCGCTTGGGCAGGCACCTAGTTCCGAGCCAACGTCACCGGTGGTGGTTCAAGCCATCGCCCATATCTGCGAGCGCACGTCCGCGCACGGCAAGATCCCCGGTATCTTCTGCTCGTCGGGCGAGGCTGCCAGAATGCGGGTAGAGCAAGGTTTCCGAATGGTGACTCCGGGTAATGAGGCAGGTTTGCTTGCAGCGGCGGCCCGAGCTGCAGTCAGCACCATTAAGGGGAATGGCACCGGCTTCACACCATCAACCTCTTCCACGTCCGGACCAACTGGACATTCGGGTTACTGA
- the fdx gene encoding ISC system 2Fe-2S type ferredoxin, with protein MPKLTVIPHPDVCPDGAVIEDAPQGESICRVLLDHQIEIEHACELSCACTTCHVIVRTGFDSLEEATDSEEDMLDRAWGLSTLSRLSCQAIISDEDLTIEIPRYTINHAKENH; from the coding sequence ATGCCCAAGCTTACTGTAATACCTCATCCTGATGTTTGTCCTGATGGTGCGGTCATTGAAGACGCGCCGCAGGGCGAGTCTATCTGTCGCGTGTTGCTTGATCATCAGATCGAGATCGAACACGCGTGTGAACTGTCTTGTGCCTGCACGACATGTCATGTGATTGTTCGTACTGGGTTTGATTCGCTGGAAGAAGCGACCGACTCAGAAGAAGACATGCTTGATCGTGCCTGGGGTCTGAGTACACTGTCCCGACTATCTTGTCAGGCGATTATTAGCGATGAAGACTTGACGATCGAGATTCCACGCTACACCATCAACCACGCTAAAGAAAATCACTAG